A region from the Triticum aestivum cultivar Chinese Spring chromosome 3D, IWGSC CS RefSeq v2.1, whole genome shotgun sequence genome encodes:
- the LOC123079236 gene encoding uncharacterized protein: MQIRYATLTKLVSRRLTQRIKKTVEGAHPTWYRPNFLSGGAPRVHLNGGGAPGDSMDDYGRMAESTTIECMYKFCRAVVAMFGPQYLRSPNAGDSMDDYGRMAESTTIECMYKFCRAVVAMFGPQYLRSPNAEDTARILAQNAARGFPGMLGSIDCMHWKCKNCQFAWQGMYKGAKGGCSVVLEAVATHDLWIWHSFGMPGTHNDINVLQCFPVFAKLVEGHAPPVNFEVNGRHYNKGYYLADGIYPRWSTVKTISNTVPGGKNSYFAKCQEACRKDIEQAFGVLQSRFVVVRYPAQTWLKDQMWEVMTCCVILHNMIIESEQKESVFDTEPYYRQGPLAQVDHQLPATWTVFLNMCQKIQDPQVYQQLQQDVVEHLWKLKGNA, translated from the coding sequence ATGCAAATACGATATGCAACACTAACAAAGCTTGTATCCAGAAGACTAACCCAAAGAATAAAAAAGACAGTGGAAGGGGCGCATCCCACCTGGTACCGCCCCAACTTCCTCTCGGGCGGTGCACCAAGGGTGCACCTCAATGGTggtggagctcccggtgattcaatGGATGACTATggacgcatggccgagtccaccaccattgagtgtatgtacaagttctgcagggcagtggtggcaatGTTTGGACCtcaatacttgcgatcacccaatgccGGTGATTCAATGGATGACTATggacgcatggccgagtccaccaccattgagtgtatgtacaagttctgcagggcagtggtggcaatGTTTGGACCtcaatacttgcgatcacccaatgctgaagacactgctcggatcctagcacagaatgcagcaagaggatttcctggtatgcttggaagcatcgactgcatgcattggaaatgtaAAAACTGTcaatttgcttggcaggggatgtacaaaggcgccaaaggcggttgtagtgtcgtacttgaggcagtggccacacacgacctctggatttggcactcctttggtatgccaggaactcacaatgatatcaacgtactgcagtgcttccctgtctttgccaagcttgttgaaggtcatgctcctcctgtgaacttcgaggtcaatgggcgccactacaacaagggatactacctggcagatggcatctatccgagatggtccacGGTGAAGACAATCTCAAAcactgtgccaggaggcaagaactcctactttgccaagtgtcaggaggcttgcaggaaggatatcgagcaggcatttggtgtgcttcaatctcgatttgttgttgtccggtaccccgctcagacctggttgaaagatcaaatgtgggaggtcatgacttgctgtgtcatcttgcacaacatgatcattgagagcgagcagaaagagtcagtgtttgacactgagccatattacaggcagggtcctcttgcccaagttgatcaccagctaccggcaacctggactgtcTTCCTCAATATGTGTCAGAAGATCCAAGACCCACAGGTGTATCAACAACTGCAGCAAGAtgtggtggagcacctatggaagctcaagggcaacgcctag
- the LOC123074777 gene encoding uncharacterized protein: MEGTFITTELRGALAKVAVFLLVQGLVYLILRSSSDVFSKDKKLRSLSFRSMRSMSVRRVLAPFSDVPVGTDEPSSPSLLSSW, encoded by the exons ATGGAGGGGACCTTCATCACGACGGAGCTCCGCGGCGCGCTGGCCAAGGTGGCCGTGTTCCTGCTCGTCCAGGGTCTGGTGTACCTGATCC TAAGAAGCTCGTCTGACGTCTTCTCCAAAGATAAGAAGCTCAGGTCCCTGAGCTTCCGGTCCATGCGGTCCATGAGCGTGAGGCGCGTGCTGGCGCCGTTCTCCGACGTGCCCGTCGGCACCGACGAACCCTCCTCGCCTTCGCTGCTGTCGTCGTGGTAG